In a single window of the Azospirillum thiophilum genome:
- a CDS encoding dihydrolipoamide acetyltransferase family protein: protein MARYVFKLPDVGEGTAEAEIVAWHVAPGDRVAEDQTLVDVMTDKATVEIPSPVAGRVLSINGDPGAMLAVGSELVVLEVEGVDDRLPDDAPMVVASAAAPPSPAAVAVDVAPVPERAAVLRDAAPTAPAVRRPPGVKPTASPAVRRRAWDLGIPLQFVAGSGPGGRVLHRDLDRHADDGAAEAVGVAVAGRSSPQARTAVSEVPVRGLRRRIAESMQEAKRHIPHFSYIEEIDVTALEELRLHLNADGVANGGATRPKLTLLPFLIRALVRALPEFPQINARYDDAANVVHRFEAVHAGIATQTPGGLVVPVVRHAEALDPWQTADAIRKLAAAARDGQAGREQLSGSTITITSLGALGGLATTPIINRPEVAIVGVNRIIERPVVRKGAVVVRSMMNLSCSFDHRVVDGWDAASFVQRVKALLEQPATLFMDQPR, encoded by the coding sequence GCATGTCGCGCCCGGCGACCGCGTCGCCGAGGACCAGACCCTGGTCGACGTGATGACGGACAAGGCGACGGTGGAGATCCCGTCGCCGGTGGCCGGAAGGGTGCTGTCGATCAACGGCGACCCCGGCGCAATGCTGGCGGTCGGTTCCGAACTGGTCGTGCTGGAGGTGGAGGGGGTGGACGACCGGCTTCCCGACGATGCTCCCATGGTGGTGGCCTCGGCGGCCGCCCCGCCGTCGCCTGCCGCCGTTGCCGTTGACGTTGCTCCTGTGCCGGAGCGGGCGGCTGTTCTGCGGGACGCGGCTCCAACCGCTCCTGCGGTCCGCCGTCCGCCCGGCGTCAAGCCGACCGCCTCGCCGGCGGTGCGGCGGCGTGCCTGGGATCTCGGCATTCCCTTGCAGTTCGTCGCCGGTTCCGGTCCCGGCGGCCGGGTACTGCACCGCGACCTCGACCGTCACGCCGACGACGGGGCGGCGGAAGCCGTCGGTGTCGCCGTTGCCGGGCGGTCGTCGCCTCAGGCCCGGACCGCAGTGTCAGAGGTGCCGGTGCGCGGCCTGCGCCGCCGGATCGCCGAGAGCATGCAGGAGGCCAAGCGCCACATCCCGCATTTCTCCTACATCGAGGAGATCGACGTCACCGCCCTGGAGGAATTGCGCCTTCACCTCAACGCCGACGGCGTCGCCAACGGCGGCGCGACGCGACCGAAGCTGACCCTGCTGCCCTTCCTGATCCGCGCCCTGGTGCGAGCGCTGCCCGAGTTCCCGCAGATCAACGCGCGCTACGACGACGCGGCAAATGTCGTCCACCGGTTCGAGGCGGTGCATGCCGGCATCGCGACGCAGACGCCGGGCGGGCTGGTGGTGCCGGTCGTCCGCCATGCCGAGGCGCTGGACCCGTGGCAGACGGCCGATGCGATCCGCAAGCTGGCTGCCGCAGCGCGGGACGGGCAGGCGGGGCGGGAGCAGCTCAGCGGCTCCACCATCACCATCACCAGCCTGGGCGCGCTGGGCGGCCTCGCCACCACGCCGATCATCAACCGGCCGGAGGTCGCCATCGTCGGCGTCAACAGGATCATCGAGCGGCCGGTGGTCCGCAAGGGCGCCGTCGTCGTCCGGTCGATGATGAACCTGTCCTGCTCCTTTGATCACCGGGTCGTAGACGGCTGGGACGCCGCCTCCTTCGTCCAGCGGGTGAAGGCCCTGCTGGAACAGCCCGCTACCCTTTTCATGGACCAGCCGCGATGA
- the lpdA gene encoding dihydrolipoyl dehydrogenase, with the protein MSTPSIKTVTAKVLVVGGGPGGYVAAIRAGQLGLDTVLVEADRLGGTCLIRGCIPSKALIHVAARFEAMERSVGGGHAGIALDTRPRLDLAAATRWKDGIVDRLSGGVAALLRKAKVRVLHGWAVFSDAKTCIVQGRDGPLTVKAEHVILATGSEPVPLPALPFGGPVLSSTEALSLDRLPRRLVVVGGGYIGLELGSAFARMGSAVTVVEAQPRILPLYDEALTDPVRRWLERSGVTVHLGARALGLEAEGEGHALAVRAADGGTIRLPADAVLSTVGRRPRLEGWGFETMGVDRKGAFVAVDDQCRTSMRDVWAIGDLVGEPMLAHKASAQGEMVAEIIAGHRRRFAPVAIPAVCFTEPEIVSVGLSPDEASAQGIDAIVDRFPFAANGRALTLDSGESGFVRLVARREDRRVIGIQAVGAHVSELSGEFALALEMGAELEDVAGTIHAHPTLGETFHEAALRLLGRSLHF; encoded by the coding sequence ATGAGCACGCCCAGCATCAAGACCGTCACCGCCAAGGTTCTTGTGGTCGGCGGCGGGCCGGGCGGCTATGTCGCCGCCATCCGCGCCGGCCAGCTCGGGCTCGACACCGTGCTGGTCGAGGCCGACCGGCTGGGCGGCACCTGCCTGATCCGCGGTTGCATCCCGTCCAAGGCGCTGATCCATGTCGCCGCCCGCTTCGAGGCGATGGAGCGGTCGGTCGGCGGCGGCCATGCCGGCATCGCGCTCGACACGCGGCCGCGCCTCGATCTCGCCGCCGCCACGCGCTGGAAGGACGGCATCGTCGACCGCCTCAGCGGCGGCGTGGCGGCCCTGCTGCGCAAAGCCAAGGTGCGCGTGCTGCACGGCTGGGCGGTCTTCTCCGATGCCAAGACCTGCATCGTCCAGGGCAGGGATGGTCCGCTGACCGTTAAGGCCGAGCATGTGATCCTCGCCACCGGCTCGGAACCGGTGCCGCTGCCGGCCCTTCCCTTCGGCGGGCCGGTGCTGTCCTCGACCGAGGCGCTGTCGCTGGACCGGCTGCCGCGCCGGCTGGTGGTGGTCGGCGGCGGCTATATCGGGCTGGAGCTGGGCAGCGCCTTTGCCCGGATGGGATCCGCGGTGACCGTGGTCGAGGCGCAGCCGCGTATCCTGCCGCTCTATGACGAGGCTCTGACCGACCCGGTGCGGCGCTGGCTGGAGCGGTCGGGCGTGACCGTTCATCTCGGCGCCCGCGCTCTCGGGCTGGAAGCGGAGGGGGAGGGGCATGCACTGGCCGTGCGGGCTGCGGATGGCGGGACGATCCGTCTGCCGGCCGACGCGGTGCTTTCGACCGTCGGCCGGCGCCCCCGGCTGGAGGGCTGGGGCTTCGAGACGATGGGCGTGGATCGCAAAGGCGCCTTCGTCGCGGTGGACGACCAGTGCCGGACCTCGATGCGCGATGTCTGGGCGATCGGCGATCTGGTCGGCGAGCCGATGCTGGCGCACAAGGCGTCGGCGCAGGGCGAGATGGTGGCGGAGATCATCGCCGGCCACCGCCGCCGCTTCGCCCCGGTCGCGATTCCGGCGGTCTGCTTCACCGAGCCGGAGATCGTCAGCGTCGGCCTGTCGCCGGACGAGGCGTCGGCGCAGGGGATCGACGCGATCGTCGACCGGTTTCCCTTCGCCGCCAACGGCCGTGCCCTCACTCTGGATAGCGGCGAGAGCGGCTTCGTCCGGCTGGTGGCACGCCGCGAAGACCGTCGGGTGATCGGCATCCAGGCGGTGGGCGCCCATGTCTCCGAACTGTCGGGCGAGTTCGCGCTGGCTCTCGAAATGGGGGCGGAGCTGGAGGATGTGGCGGGGACCATCCACGCCCATCCCACCCTGGGCGAAACCTTCCACGAAGCGGCGTTGAGGCTGCTCGGCCGGTCGCTCCATTTCTGA